From the genome of Labrus bergylta chromosome 12, fLabBer1.1, whole genome shotgun sequence, one region includes:
- the arhgef19 gene encoding rho guanine nucleotide exchange factor 19 isoform X3, translating into MLPGYGFSPFPDFQPHRHTFHFRGESPSMWIPASGESQALSEAQEDRPLLHPCHHKHVAVCQQETLAFIEIQPTVTPKINGLGSPRQTVIPDTQCTTQSQPLNGLKHTLNELNDMQRSCHRTRNEHETTLNSDTPVGDSDLKCHNGIRTSLKEQSEKPRCVTTICRPLHSALSLPLSLPLSSLYTNRDSWESQAPCSPSSPEGPGFQGPDSCQPQRRTSQGSLKEKSIRRKMQVYSPDSLSDDSLSSPILDPDFIFPGPFASFLEEDLSGLSSLEAMSSASSTDGVTDLSNLSHDDIFNLPEEPLQIIEDSLPCLGEDSRTVETFSATGGSFMTRSRFCDQERRRFSASELISRLQLSQRKNSFTLKLGKSLSARVASRDRQSSNNFSPNLDCKSNTKHRCSGGSTDSAPQSPVGPAPSLPPSSDNGMPLHRWSTKLGMRKKSIEEDSGTLPTVANSNRLSRFLPSSILYQEYSDVAINREIQRQQGKEPGTEEEGLRDEGSDGTPSPSNLSPSSSFRSSRGSAFALWQDIPDVRSSGQLDNFSNEERKLQEAKFELVTSEASYIRSLTIAVDHFMLSQELTECLGAQHKQWLFSKLPEVKDVSESRFLQDLERRLEEDILRFDVCDIVLDHCPALRRVYLPYVTNQAYQEQTYQRLLHENPRFPGILARLEEDPVCQRLPLTSFLILPFQRITRLKMLVENILKRTTPGSRDEDTATKAFNELKKIIKECNSSVQSMKRMEELIHLNKKINFEGKIFPLISQSRWLVKHGELLEVDTQMMSISGSKLKLPTKPVYLHLFNDCLLLSRRKDTWKFMVFVHAKIGELKVKDLSQKLQGISGFIFHLQLCEGQQLKHQILLKSHTESGKQRWITAMFPSNPLEDIEQASENDDISQVQCIKSYQAQEHDELTLEKADILHAKTITSDGWVEGIRLSDGERGWFPKTYVEEITSRSARLRNLRENIRIKCVTRKLVGEV; encoded by the exons ATGCTCCCTGGTTATGGATTCTCACCTTTTCCTGATTTCCAACCCCACCGTCACACTTTTCACTTCCGAGGAGAGAGCCCCAGCATGTGGATCCCTGCCTCAGGAGAGTCCCAGGCTCTGAGCGAGGCCCAGGAGGACAGGCCTCTCCTCCATCCCTGCCACCACAAGCATGTTGCCGTGTGCCAGCAGGAGACGCTGGCTTTTATTGAGATACAACCAACAGTGACGCCTAAAATAAACGGACTCGGCTCCCCGAGGCAAACTGTTATTCCAGACACACAATGCACAACACAATCGCAGCCCCTGAATGgattaaaacacacactaaatGAACTGAACGACATGCAGAGGAGCTGCCATAGGACACGCAATGAGCATGAAACGACTTTGAACTCTGACACACCTGTGGGAGACAGCGATCTTAAATGCCATAATGGTATCAGGACTTCTTTGAAGGAGCAAAGTGAAAAGCCACGCTGTGTCACAACAATATGTCGACCCCTCCACTCAGCTCTTAGCCTCCCTCTGTCCTTGCCTCTGTCCTCTTTATACACAAACAGAGACTCCTGGGAATCTCAGGCACCTTGCTCCCCATCCTCACCTGAAGGTCCAGGTTTTCAGGGCCCGGACTCCTGCCAGCCACAGAGGAGGACGTCCCAGGGTTCACTGAAAGAGAAGTCTATCC gACGAAAGATGCAGGTTTATTCTCCAGACAGCCTGAGCGATGACTCTCTCAGCAGCCCAATCTTGGATCCGGACTTCATCTTCCCAGGACCCTTCGCTTCTTTCCTGGAGGAGGACCTCAGTGGACTATCTTCACTGGAGGCCATGTCAAGTGCGTCCTCCACAGACGGTGTCACTGATCTCTCAAACCTCAGtcatgatgacatttttaacCTCCCTGAAGAACCACTGCAGATTATAGAGGACTCACTTCCATGTCTAGGGGAAGACAGCAGGACTGTAGAGACATTTAGCGCCACAGGGGGGAGCTTTATGACCCGCAGTCGCTTCTGCGATCAGGAACGGCGGCGCTTCTCAGCTTCAGAACTCATATCCAGACTGCAGCTGTCTCAAAGGAAGAACTCCTTCACCTTAAAGCTGGGGAAGTCGCTCTCTGCTCGGGTAGCCTCCCGGGACAGACAGAGCTCCAACAACTTCAGCCCCAACCTGGACT GTAAGTCCAACACCAAGCACCGCTGCTCAGGTGGTTCTACTGATAGCGCCCCCCAAAGTCCTGTAGGACCTGCACCTTCTCTGCCACCCAGCAGTGATAATGGCATGCCTTTACATCGGTGGAGCACAAAACTTGG AATGAGAAAGAAATCCATAGAGGAGGACTCGGGCACACTTCCAACTGTTGCTAATTCAAATCGCTTATCAAGGTTTTTGCCAAGCT CCATTCTGTACCAGGAATACAGTGATGTTGCCATCAACAGAGAGATCCAGAGACAGCAGGGGAAAGAGCcggggacagaggaggaggggctcAGGGACGAGGGGTCAGATGGGACCCCATCTCCTTCTAATCTGTCTCCATCCAGCTCTTTTCGCTCATCACGAGGCTCTGCCTTTGCACTGTGGCAAGACATCCCAGACGTTCGATCCAGCGGACAGCTCGACAACTTCAGCAATGAGGAAAGAAAGTTGCAGGAG GCAAAGTTTGAGCTGGTGACGTCGGAGGCCTCGTACATCCGCAGTCTGACCATCGCTGTGGACCACTTCATGTTGTCGCAGGAGCTCACAGAGTGTCTCGGAGCTCAGCATAAGCAATGGCTCTTCTCCAAGCTGCCTGAAGTCAAAGATGTCAGTGAGAG TAGGTTTCTTCAGGACCTGGAGCGGCGGCTGGAAGAAGACATTCTGCGTTTTGATGTGTGCGACATCGTCCTGGATCACTGCCCGGCTCTGCGAAGAGTTTATTTACCTTATGTAACTAACCAGGCTTATCAGGAGCAGACATATCAGCGTTTGCT ACACGAGAACCCTCGTTTCCCCGGCATCCTGGCTCGTTTGGAGGAGGACCCCGTCTGCCAAAGACTTCCTCTGACCTCTTTTCTAATCCTCCCGTTTCAGAGGATCACACGGCTTAAAATGCTGGTAGAG AATATCTTAAAGAGGACAACTCCCGGCTCCCGAGATGAGGACACTGCCACTAAAGCTTTCAATGAGCTGAAAAAG ATCATCAAAGAATGTAACTCCAGTGTGCAGTCCATGAAGAGGATGGAGGAGCTCATTCACCTCAATAAGAAAATTAATTTCGAGGGAAAG ATCTTTCCTCTGATCTCTCAGTCCCGCTGGCTGGTGAAACACGGTGAGCTCCTGGAGGTGGACACTCAGATGATGAGCATTTCTGGATCAAAGCTCAAGTTACCCACCAAACCTGTGTACCTCCACCTGTTCAATGACTGTCTCCTGCTGTCACGGAGGAAGGA CACATGGAAGTTCATGGTGTTTGTGCACGCCAAGATCGGAGAGTTGAAAGTGAAGGATCTCAGTCAGAAGCTGCAGGGAATCTCAGGCTTCATCTTCCATTTGCAGCTGTGTGAAGGCCAGCAGCTCAAACACCAGATCCTGCTAAAGTCACACACTGA GAGCGGCAAGCAGAGATGGATCACAGCCATGTTTCCATCTAATCCCCTGGAAGACATCGAGCAGGCCAGCGAGAATGATG aTATCTCTCAGGTTCAGTGCATCAAGAGCTACCAGGCCCAAGAGCATGATGAGTTAACGCTGGAGAAGGCGGACATTCTTCATGCTAAGACCATTACAAGTGACG GCTGGGTAGAAGGCATCAGGCTGTCTGACGGGGAGCGGGGCTGGTTCCCCAAAACCTACGTGGAGGAAATCACGAGTCGCAGCGCGCGCCTCCGCAACCTCAGAGAAAATATCCGCATAAAATGTGTCACACGGAAACTGGTGGGAGAAGTGTGA